Genomic window (Deltaproteobacteria bacterium):
GAGGACGCCGTTCGGAACGCCGTCTCCCTTGGAGGAGACACAGACACCCTTGCCGCAATAACCGGATCCATCGCCGGACCCTTTTACGGTATCCCCGATGACATCCGAAATACTGCCCTGACCTACCTGGACGACTACCTCCGCGCCATGTACGAGGAATGGGAGACTTTCATCGGGAAGGGCACTGGCCCTTCAGGAAGTTGATAAAAGAGTTCTAGCCGAAATCAGGGTAAAATTTTGAAGTTACTGTGTTCTTTGGATTCTGTGAAAAATAGACTTCCCTTCCTTATCGATCAGGGAGACACGCACATGGGCCAAAAGATCAGAATATTTCTGGTTTTTTTCTGAAAACAGTTTGACAAACATATCCTGAGTAAATATATTAGAGTATATTATATTTAGGTAATTTTACACTGTAATTCCATAAATACATTCGACACTGATTTACAGATCCTCTTCCCAAAGTCAGACTAAAGGGACGAGGACCCGAAAAAATAATATTGAAAGGAAGCGCAGGAATGCCCAAGCTTGAACACATCGAAGCCATAGAAAAGAGGCTCTGGAGCGCGGCAGACACCCTGCGGGCGAACTCCAACTACGCCGGCAACGAATATTTCCTTCCCGTGATGGGCCTTGTTTTTCTGCGCCATGCCTACAGCCGGTTTCTTTCAGTCAAGGACGGCATCGAGGCGGGGCTCCCGAAAAGAGGTGGCAGATCCCGGCCTTTGACGAAAGAAGACTTCTCCCAGAAAAGCTCCATCTTCCTGCGCCCTCAGGCTCAGTTCGACACCCTCGTATCCCTCCCGGACAGCGCCGACAGGGCCAGGGCCATCATTGACGCCATGGAATCCATAGAGGCCGACTATGAGAGTCTTCGGGGCATCCTGCCCAAAAACGAATACCAGGAACTGGACAACGCCGTCCTCGGCCAGCTTCTTCGTACGCTCAACCCGGAAGAACTCAAGCGGGTCTCCGGCGATGTTTTCGGACGCATCTACGAATACTTCCTGACCCAGTTCGCCGACCAGAAAGCCCACGACGGCGGGGAATTCTTCACCCCCGTCTCGCTGGTCTCCCTGATCGCCAATGTTATTGAACCGGGCGGCGGCATTGTGCTGGACCCCGCCTGCGGTTCCGGAGGCATGTTCGTCCAGAGTGCGAGGGTGGTGGAGCGGCGTCACGAAAATCCCACCGAAAAACTTACCTTTTTCGGCCTGGAGAAGAACGCTACAACCATCCGTCTTGCCAAGATGAACCTCGCCGTTCATGGCCTCGAAGGGGACATGAAGAAAGCCATCACTTACTACGAGGACCCCCATGAACTGCTCCGCAAAGCAGATTTTGTCATGGCCAATCCCCCCTTCAACGTGGACGAGATCGACGCCGACAAGGTGAAAAACGATCCCCGCCTGCCCTTCGGGCTGCCCGGTGTCAACAGGAAGGGCAAGGTATCCAACGGCAACTATGTCTGGATCAGCTACTTCTACAGCTATCTGAACGAACGGGGCAGGGCGGGGTTCGTTATGTCCTCCCAGGCCTCCAGCGCCGGGCGGGATGAAGCCGCTGTCCGCCGGAAACTGGTGGAAACCGGTGATGTGGACATCATGATCGCCATCCGCTCGAATTTCTTCTACACCCGCACCGTGCCCTGCGAGCTCTGGTTCCTCAACCGTGGCAAGCCTGAAGCCCACCGGGACAAGGTTCTGATGATCGACGCCCGGAATGTCTACCGCAAGGTCACCCGGAAAATTTACGACTTTTCGCCGGAACAGGAGCAGAATCTCCTGGCCATCGTCCGGCTCTACCGGGGAGAGACCGAACGCTACCTCGACCTCGTTGCGGAGTACTGCCGCCGCATGCTGGCAGAAGGAGCATCCTGCTTCTCGGCTCCTGAGGAAAACGGCGGGACGGTACAGCCGCTGCCGGATTTCGCCGCATCCATCGAAGGGCTTCGCAGCGCGGCGGAACCCTTCATTAGCACACTGCCCGGCGACGCCCCCCACGTAGAAGCCCTTCGGGAACTGGACCCCGCCCTCCTCACATTCACCGGGGACGCGGCGGCATTCCGGAAAACTATCGCCGAAGACCAGGCGGCAGGGAAACACCAGACAACGGGCAACGGGGAACTGAAGAAAGCCGTGGACCGTCTTGCCTCTATGGCGGGAACCAGCCGTGATCTAGTCAAACAGACGGACCTGCTCTTCAAGCTCGCCTGCCGCCTGGTCGAAACCTGCGAAAACGGGTGCGGCGCCCGGGAAAGCGATGTTTGGGCGGCCCGCGCTGTCGCCCGTTCCCGCAGGGACGCCGACGAAGCCCGGTCTTTGGCCGTTGAGCAGCTCAAACAGGTACGCTACTTCTGGAAACAGGCCCGCTGGCTGACCGAACGCTTCCCCGACGCGAAACTCCGTGACGTGGAAGGTCTGGTCAAGCTGGCGGACCGGGCCGAAATCGAAGCCAACGACTGGAGCCTCACCCCTGGCCGCTACGTCGGCGTGGCCCCCGAGGAAGAGGACGAGAACTTCGATTTCGAAGAAGCCCTCAGGGAAATCCATGTCGAACTGGAAGACCTGAACGCCGAGGCCGTGAAACTGGCCGCCGCGATAAAGAAGAACTTCGAGGAGCTGGGAATATGACCGATGCCGGACTGCTTGCGGCCCCCGAAGGCAAGACCCTTGAATTCAAGCAGGACCTCTCTTCCCCCAGAAACCTTCTCCGGACGCTGGCAGCCTTTGCCAATACGGCGGGCGGCAGGGTGATCATAGGGGTGAAGGACAAAACCCGGGAAGTGCTGGGGATAGACCAGCCGCTGGACGAAGAGGAGCGGCTCTGCAGCCTGATTGCCGACTCCATCAGCCCCAGGCTGGTGCCCAGTGTGGAAATGATCACCGTGGACGGTAAAACCCTGCTTGTGATAGAGGTGTTCCTGAGCAATTCCCGCCCCCACTATCTCCGCTCCGAGGGGCCGGAAAACGGAGTGTACGTCCGCCTTGGCTCCACCAACCGCAAGGCCGACCGGGAACTCGTCGCCGAACTGCGCCGCTCGGCCGAAGGCGTCTCCTTTGACGAAACGCCCCTTCCCGGGCTGACCCTTGAAGCTCTTGACACGGAGGCACTCAAGAAGGCCTTTGAAGGCATCCGGCCCATAGACGAGCAGAACCTCCTGACCCTGAGGCTGGCTGTCAGGGAGCAGGGCAGGATCGTCCCCTCGCGGGGCGGCATGCTGCTTTTCGGCCGGAACCGCACGGAGCATTTCCCCGACTGCTGGGCGCAGTGCGGCCGCTTTTTGGGGCTGGACAAAGCCCGGATCTTCGACCATATCGAACTGGAAGAACCACTGCCGGAACTTGTGGATTCCATTCTGCTCTTTCTCAAAAAACACGCCATGCGGGGAGCCGATTTTTCGGACATCCGGCGCCGGGACGTGTGGAGTATCCCCCTGGAACCCCTGCGGGAAGCGGTAATCAATGCCCTCGTCCACGCAGACTGGTCCCAGAGGGGCGGCCCTGTGCGGGTTGCCTTTTTCGACGACCGCATCGAGATAGAAAATCCGGGCATACTGCCGCCGGGAATGACCGTGGAAGACATGCGCCGCGGCGTATCGAAAATACGCAACCCCGTCATCGCCCGGGTGTTCCGGGAACTGAGGCTGATAGAGCAGTGGGGGTCGGGCGTTCCCCGGATCTTTCGGGAGACTGCGGCCGCCGGTTTTCCCGAGCCGTACATTACGGAGCTTGGCTTGCGCCTCCGTTTTGTGTTTCCTCTGAAAGAAACCGTGCGGATACAGGACGGCACGAAACCTGAGCAGAAGGCACAAGTCGAAACAAAGTCACGGCTAGAGTCACGGCTAGAGTCACGGCTAGAGTCACGGCTAGAGTCACGGCTGGCAAGCAGAATCATTCTTTTGCTTCGGGACAATGCCGCAGGAAAGGCGGAACTGGCCCGTTTGCTCGGGCATGCAACCGTTTCGGGTGAACTGCATAAACAGATCAGACGGCTTCTCGGCCTTGACTGGATAGAAATGACCATCCCCGATAAACCGAAAAGCCGTATGCAGAAGTACCGTCTAACCGAAAAAGGTAAAGCGGCGCTGGAGGAAGAAAAATGAGGCTTGGAGAGGACAAGTTTAGGACCATTGGGATAGATTTCTCCTCTTGCCTATTTTTCCCCACTTTCTTCTTCATTGGCGAAAAGGAAAATTTGAAGGAGTATTGTAAATGAGCTGGCCATTGATACCAGTGTGTGACCTTTGTGAGCTTGCAGTTGACTGCGTTAATAAAACAGCTCCGACAGTAGAGTATGAAACAGAGTTCAAGATGATTCGAACCACTAATGTTAAAGGTGGTTTTATAGATCTTAACGAGGTTCGATACGTAACCGAAGATGTTTTCAAAAAATGGACCAGACGATCAAAACCACGATATGGAGACGTTGTTCTCACAAGAGAAGCTCCCGTTGGTGAAGTGGGAAGATTCACATCTGAGGATGAAAAAGTATTTCTAGGTCAGAGGCTTTTCCACTATCGACCCAATCCTCAAAAGCTCGATTGGAACTTCTTGGCATACGTTCTGCAATCACCACAGGTTCAGGGGAAATTCAAGGGTATGGGCTTCGGCGCGACTGTTGATCACGTGCGAGTTGGCGATGCCGAAAAACTTCCAATACCCTATCCGCCTCTTAGTATTCAACAGAGGATAGGTAGCGTACTCTCCGCCTACGATGACCTGATCGAGAACAACCGGCGGCGGATTCAACTGCTGGAACAGGCGGCGCGGCTGCTCTACAAAGAATGGTTCGTCCACCTCCGCTTCCCCGGCCACGAACACACCAAAATCGTTGACGGCGTGCCGGAGGGGTGGGAAAAGAAATACGCTCCCGAAGTTATCGCTTTTAATCCGATAGAAAAAGTCAAAAAGGGAACTTCGATAAAGTATATTCCGATGTCGGGGCTCTCTACTACAAATATGACTATTGATTTATGTGACTCAGAAATTCGAACTACATCAACATCAGTCCGCTTTAGAAACGGAGATGTACTTTTCGCACGAATTACACCCTGTCTGGAAAACGGGAAAACCGGTTTCGTAAATTTCCTGGCTGCAGATGAGATTGCCTGCGGATCAACCGAATTTCTTATTCTTCGCGGTCGCTTTGTAAGTCCTTTTTTCACCTATTGCCTCGCAAGAACACACGAATTCCGGGAATCAGCCATAAAAAGTATGACTGGTTCATCGGGGAGGCAGAGAGTTCAACCTGGGTGTTTTGATGAATTTGTTATTGCACTACCGAAGACAATTCTCCTTCAACAGTTTGATGAATATGTCTCTCCACTTTTCACGCAGATTGGCTTGCTTGTTCGAGAATCTAACCAACTTTCCAAAGCCCGCGATCTCCTCCTGCCCAAACTGATGAGCGGGGAGGTGTCGGTTTGAAACTGAAAGAGATATCAATAAAAAACTTTCGAGGTATTCGTTCTCTTCATCTACCCCTCGATGACCTGACGGTGCTTATTGGCGAGAACAATACTGGCAAGTCATCCGTATTGGAAGCTATCCAGCTTGTGCTGACGCGCGGTTTCGGCGTACGACGCGGTGGCCAGTTCACCGAATACGACTTCCATTTGAAAGATGCAATCGTCACGCCGCAGACAGCCGAGCCAATCGTAATCACCCTACATTTCGCCGAGGAACAGGAGGGCGAATGGTCTGATGCCGTTGTCCAGCAGATGAGTGAAGTGATTCAGTTGGATATGAAAAATGGATTGAATCATATCTGGTTGCAAGCCAAGGGCGCTTTCCAGATGGAATCGGCATCGTTTGAAACCAAAAAGACCTTTCTCAATTCCAATGGAGCGGAATTGTTTCTCAAGAACGCGACGCCACTCAATTTGATTTCTCGGTTCGTGCCCCTATTCTTCCTTTCGGCGCTACGAGACGTCTCCCGGGAATTCGGGCAGCATGGACAGTTCTGGAACGGTTTTCTAAAATCAATCCAGCTGCCCGACGAGCAACGGGAAAAGATCGAGGAAATGCTCCGGGAGGTCAATACATCGGTCATCAGTGCGAATGCTGGTTTGACTGAGGTCACGAAAAAGATAGCCGATGCCGGACGGCTTGTCCCGCTTGATTCCGCCGATCCCGTGGCGTTGGAGGCGATCCCAACCCGAGTCTTCGACATGGTTGGAAAAGTCCAGGTGCATCTGAAATCTAGTTGTGGCGCTAAACTTCCTCTGCACCGTCATGGCGAAGGGACCCAGAGCCTTGCCGTGCTTATGCTCTTTCAGGCCTTCGCAGTTGCCAACCTTTCCGAAGCCTATGCCCCGGAATCCGAGCCAATCCTGGCGTTGGAAGAACCCGAGGCGCACCTTCACCCTTCTGCGATTCGTTCCCTTGGCCCTTTTCTGGAAGCGATGTCCGGACAGATTCTTGTTTCGAGCCATTCCGGTGATCTTATCTCAGGGGTTCCGCTCATGGCGTTGCGCAGACTGTACAAACAAAATGGGGATACGAAAATTGGCCAAGTGAAGAGCGGGATTTTCACGGACCGGGAACTTCAAGCTATCGACTATAGTATACGCCTCGCAAGGGGGCATTATCTGTTTTCCCGATGTTGGCTTCTGGTGGAAGGCGAATCGGATTTCCACCTCATGCTGTTGCTTTTTGAATTGATGGGGCACTTGCAAGATCAAGTCAGCTTCTCTGTTTTGGAAATAAGCCAGATCATCGACAAGGGC
Coding sequences:
- a CDS encoding ADP-ribosylglycohydrolase, translated to EDAVRNAVSLGGDTDTLAAITGSIAGPFYGIPDDIRNTALTYLDDYLRAMYEEWETFIGKGTGPSGS
- a CDS encoding N-6 DNA methylase, producing the protein MPKLEHIEAIEKRLWSAADTLRANSNYAGNEYFLPVMGLVFLRHAYSRFLSVKDGIEAGLPKRGGRSRPLTKEDFSQKSSIFLRPQAQFDTLVSLPDSADRARAIIDAMESIEADYESLRGILPKNEYQELDNAVLGQLLRTLNPEELKRVSGDVFGRIYEYFLTQFADQKAHDGGEFFTPVSLVSLIANVIEPGGGIVLDPACGSGGMFVQSARVVERRHENPTEKLTFFGLEKNATTIRLAKMNLAVHGLEGDMKKAITYYEDPHELLRKADFVMANPPFNVDEIDADKVKNDPRLPFGLPGVNRKGKVSNGNYVWISYFYSYLNERGRAGFVMSSQASSAGRDEAAVRRKLVETGDVDIMIAIRSNFFYTRTVPCELWFLNRGKPEAHRDKVLMIDARNVYRKVTRKIYDFSPEQEQNLLAIVRLYRGETERYLDLVAEYCRRMLAEGASCFSAPEENGGTVQPLPDFAASIEGLRSAAEPFISTLPGDAPHVEALRELDPALLTFTGDAAAFRKTIAEDQAAGKHQTTGNGELKKAVDRLASMAGTSRDLVKQTDLLFKLACRLVETCENGCGARESDVWAARAVARSRRDADEARSLAVEQLKQVRYFWKQARWLTERFPDAKLRDVEGLVKLADRAEIEANDWSLTPGRYVGVAPEEEDENFDFEEALREIHVELEDLNAEAVKLAAAIKKNFEELGI
- a CDS encoding AAA family ATPase, whose protein sequence is MTDAGLLAAPEGKTLEFKQDLSSPRNLLRTLAAFANTAGGRVIIGVKDKTREVLGIDQPLDEEERLCSLIADSISPRLVPSVEMITVDGKTLLVIEVFLSNSRPHYLRSEGPENGVYVRLGSTNRKADRELVAELRRSAEGVSFDETPLPGLTLEALDTEALKKAFEGIRPIDEQNLLTLRLAVREQGRIVPSRGGMLLFGRNRTEHFPDCWAQCGRFLGLDKARIFDHIELEEPLPELVDSILLFLKKHAMRGADFSDIRRRDVWSIPLEPLREAVINALVHADWSQRGGPVRVAFFDDRIEIENPGILPPGMTVEDMRRGVSKIRNPVIARVFRELRLIEQWGSGVPRIFRETAAAGFPEPYITELGLRLRFVFPLKETVRIQDGTKPEQKAQVETKSRLESRLESRLESRLESRLASRIILLLRDNAAGKAELARLLGHATVSGELHKQIRRLLGLDWIEMTIPDKPKSRMQKYRLTEKGKAALEEEK
- a CDS encoding restriction endonuclease subunit S, which gives rise to MSWPLIPVCDLCELAVDCVNKTAPTVEYETEFKMIRTTNVKGGFIDLNEVRYVTEDVFKKWTRRSKPRYGDVVLTREAPVGEVGRFTSEDEKVFLGQRLFHYRPNPQKLDWNFLAYVLQSPQVQGKFKGMGFGATVDHVRVGDAEKLPIPYPPLSIQQRIGSVLSAYDDLIENNRRRIQLLEQAARLLYKEWFVHLRFPGHEHTKIVDGVPEGWEKKYAPEVIAFNPIEKVKKGTSIKYIPMSGLSTTNMTIDLCDSEIRTTSTSVRFRNGDVLFARITPCLENGKTGFVNFLAADEIACGSTEFLILRGRFVSPFFTYCLARTHEFRESAIKSMTGSSGRQRVQPGCFDEFVIALPKTILLQQFDEYVSPLFTQIGLLVRESNQLSKARDLLLPKLMSGEVSV
- a CDS encoding DUF2813 domain-containing protein, which gives rise to MKLKEISIKNFRGIRSLHLPLDDLTVLIGENNTGKSSVLEAIQLVLTRGFGVRRGGQFTEYDFHLKDAIVTPQTAEPIVITLHFAEEQEGEWSDAVVQQMSEVIQLDMKNGLNHIWLQAKGAFQMESASFETKKTFLNSNGAELFLKNATPLNLISRFVPLFFLSALRDVSREFGQHGQFWNGFLKSIQLPDEQREKIEEMLREVNTSVISANAGLTEVTKKIADAGRLVPLDSADPVALEAIPTRVFDMVGKVQVHLKSSCGAKLPLHRHGEGTQSLAVLMLFQAFAVANLSEAYAPESEPILALEEPEAHLHPSAIRSLGPFLEAMSGQILVSSHSGDLISGVPLMALRRLYKQNGDTKIGQVKSGIFTDRELQAIDYSIRLARGHYLFSRCWLLVEGESDFHLMLLLFELMGHLQDQVSFSVLEISQIIDKGEPLIKLAKALGIQWFLMVDGDHAGNDYLNRANNHLATDESLSDRALALTHADIEHEFWHNGYDGFIQNMVSNTRKSQIEAEAADDEVNKRKLLIKAAIKQSGGKPSFAQALVNEIRQRGGVDSIPQTIRDIITRVVQLAGG